The DNA region CCCGAGAGGTTAGTCGAGCGGGAGCCGGTACGTGAGTAGGGTGAACGAGCTGCCATCGCTTCGAAAGACCTCTTCATCGAGCTCGCTGAGTCTCGTGAAGCCGAGCCGTTCGTAGAGGGCAATCGCGCCGCGCATCTCAGGTCCCGTGTTCAGGAGCACTGCGCGTGCTCCACGTGAGCGCGCGCGAGCGATGGTCTCGGTCATGAGGTACTCGCCAATGCCGCGTTTTCGTGCCGACTGACGCACTGCGAGTAGCCGCAGGTCGAATTCGCCCTCGCCGGCAAGCCCGGTGATCGACTCACCAGG from Leucobacter sp. UCMA 4100 includes:
- a CDS encoding GNAT family N-acetyltransferase codes for the protein MNETTSTRDELRFRRMHDSEIEAVRELCFDAYLGDYSWIDETYAADIADVESRAENHQVWVCEERDTGELLGTVTTGHPGESITGLAGEGEFDLRLLAVRQSARKRGIGEYLMTETIARARSRGARAVLLNTGPEMRGAIALYERLGFTRLSELDEEVFRSDGSSFTLLTYRLPLD